The following are encoded together in the Oryzias melastigma strain HK-1 linkage group LG17, ASM292280v2, whole genome shotgun sequence genome:
- the thoc1 gene encoding THO complex subunit 1: MSPSLFNFVDVKDKFTVAARHALTGKTCKHLVTAFNQIPGNETEKKTTLDQALRGVLGDQIVEQKATCDDYLSLIYLSIDAVTEGICSATTPFVLLGDVLDCLPLDLCDKIFSFVEENVSTWKSNSFYTAGKNYLLRMCNDLLRRLSKSQNTVFCGRIQLFLARLFPLSEKSGLNLQSQFNLENVTVFNKNELESTLGQKSTNEKEEGMEEGEMGEEEAPAQSSIPIDYNLYRKFWTLQDYFRNPVQCYDKFLWMTFLKFSDETLAVFKSYKLDDMQASKRKLDELRGSDGEHVYFAKFLTSEKLMDLQLSDSNFRRHILLQYLILFQYLKGQVKFKSSSCVLNDDQTTWIEETTKLVYQLLKEIPPDGDKFAGMVEHILDTEENWNNWKNEGCPSFVKERSVDDKPKRPSRKRQAPEDFLGKGPDRKIFMGNDELTRLWNLNSDNMEACKSDGREFMPSLDEFFAEAIEQADPVNMVEEEYKVVRNPNYGWRALRLLSRRSPHFFQPTNQKFKSLADYLDSMVSKLAKELPKDIPSEEIKTGEEDDDDNGDNLLKDNNDSPSIQSKLVTNQQMDDIAAKLGAQWKSLASHLEMKAAELREIETDSEDVEMQAKLLLVAWQDREGTQATVESLVTALNAAGFSQIADSLSEA; this comes from the exons ATGTCTCCGTCCTTGTTTAATTTTGTCGATGTTAAAGACAAATTTACG GTCGCTGCCCGACACGCCCTAACGGGTAAAACCTGCAAGCATTTAGTCACAGCGTTTAATCAGATCCCTGGGAA tgaaacagaaaagaaaacgaCTCTTGATCAGGCTTTGAGGGGCGTTCTTGGAGATCAGATT GTTGAGCAGAAGGCCACCTGTGATGACTACCTGTCTCTCATTTACTTGAGTATCGATGCAGTCACAGAAG GAATCTGCTCGGCCACGACGCCCTTCGTCCTGCTGGGAGATGTACTCGACTGCCTTCCGCTCGATCTGTGCGACAAAATATTCTCTTTTGTTGAAGAGAACGTCTCCACTTGGaaatct AACTCCTTCTACACTGCAGggaaaaactatttattgaGGATGTGTAACG ATCTTTTAAGGAGACTCTCCAAATCTCAGAACACCGTATTCTGTGGGCGAATCCAACTTTTTCTTGCGCGTCTCTTTCCTCTGTCAGAAAAGTCAG GTCTTAACCTGCAGAGCCAGTTCAATTTGGAAAACGTAACAGTCTTCAACAAAAATGAACTGGAAAGCACTCTTGGCCAAAAG agCACAAATGAAAAGGAAGAAGGGATGGAAGAAGGAGAGATGGGAGAGGAGGAGGCTCCTGCACAGAG cTCCATTCCCATCGATTACAACTTGTACAGAAAGTTCTGGACGCTGCAGGACTACTTCAGAAATCCCGTGCAGTGCTACGACAAGTTTTTGTGGATGACATTCCTGAAG TTCTCGGACGAGACTCTAGCTGTGTTCAAGAGCTACAAGCTCGACGACATGCAGGCGTCCAAGAGGAAGCTGGATGAGCTGAGAGGATCTGATGGAGAACACGTTTACTTTGCCAAATTCCTCACCAGTGAGAAG CTGATGGACTTGCAGCTCAGCGACAGCAATTTCAGACGGCACATTCTGCTGCAGTACCTCATCCTCTTCCAGTACCTGAAGGGCCAGGTCAAGTTCAAAAG ctccagctgtGTCCTTAACGACGATCAGACCACGTGGATCGAAGAGACGACTAAACTGGTTTATCAG ctGCTGAAAGAAATCCCTCCTGATGGAGACAAGTTTGCTGGCATGGTGGAG CACATCCTCGACACAGAGGAGAACTGGAACAACTGGAAGAATGAAGGATGTCCAAGTTTCGTCAAAGAGAG ATCAGTCGACGACAAACCGAAGAGACCGAGCAGGAAAAGACAAGCTCCGGAGGACTTCCTCGGAAAAGGGCCGGACCGCAAGATCTTCATGGGAAA CGATGAATTAACCCGATTATGGAACTTGAACTCCGACAATATGGAAGCATGCAAGTCAGACGGCAG AGAGTTTATGCCGTCACTGGACGAGTTCTTTGCCGAAGCGATCGAACAGGCTGACCCGGTCAACATGGTGGAGGAGGAGTACAA GGTCGTTCGTAACCCAAACTATGGCTGGAGAGCTCTGCGGCTTCTCTCCAGAAGAAGTCCTCACTTCTTTCAGCCAACCAACCAGAAGTTCAAGAGTCTGGCAGACTACCTGGACAGCATGgttagcaaattagccaaagaactGCCG AAGGACATCCCGTCTGAAGAAATCAAGACGGGAGAAGAAGACGATGATGATAACGGAGACAACCTCCTCAAAGACAACAATGACA GTCCGAGCATTCAGAGCAAACTGGTGACGAACCAGCAGATGGACGACATCGCAGCCAAACTCGGCGCTCAGTGGAAGTCGCTGGCCTCGCATTTGGAAATGAAGGCGGCAGAGCTGAGAGAAATCGAAACGGACAGCGAAGACGTGGAAATGCAGGctaagctgctgctggtggcCTGGCAGGACCGAGAAGGAACCCAAGCTACAGTGGAGAGCCTGGTCACAGCTCTGAACGCCGCAGGCTTCTCCCAGATCGCAGACAGCCTCAGTGAGGCGTAA
- the usp14 gene encoding ubiquitin carboxyl-terminal hydrolase 14, with translation MPVFTVNVKWGKEKFDAVELNTEEPPMVFKAQLFALTGVQPDRQKVMVKGGTLKDDEWGNIKLKNGMTLLMMGSAEALPEEPAVRPMFVEDMTEEQLASAMELPCGLTNLGNTCYMNATVQCLRSVPELKTALRRYSGALRSSGANAPSQYITAALRDLYETMDKTSSSLPPIILLQFLHMAFPQFAEKGDQGQYLQQDANECWLQMMRVLQQKLEPLEPEAAMETDSESGAAAASSKKNFIDQYFGVEYETSMKCTESEEEEPIKGKESQLQLSCFINQEVKYLATGLRLRLQEEITKMSPSLDRNALYIKSSKLSRLPAYLTVQMVRFFYKEKESVNAKVLKDVKFPLMLDVYELCTAELQEKMLPIRSKFKEVEDKKLEKQQQKVLKKPDATKETKYEPFSFPGDIGSNNSGYYDLQAVLTHQGRSSSSGHYVGWVKRKDDEWVKFDDDKVSVVTPEDILRLSGGGDWHIAYVLLYGPRRLEILEEEQ, from the exons ATGCCGGTGTTTACGG TAAATGTGAAATGGGGCAAAGAGAAGTTTGATGCTGTGGAGCTGAACACAGAGGAGCCACCCATGGTTTTCAAGGCTCAGCTTTTCGCTCTGACAGGAGTTCAACCAGACCGGCAGAAGGTCATGGTGAAGGGAGGCACTCTAAAG GATGATGAGTGGGGtaacataaagctgaaaaat GGAATGACTCTTCTGATGATGGGGTCAGCAGAAGCTCTGCCCGAGGAACCGGCGGTCCGGCCCATGTTTGTGGAGGACATGACTGAGGAGCAGCTGGCCTCAGCG ATGGAGCTGCCGTGTGGGCTGACAAACCTGGGCAACACCTGCTACATGAACGCCACGGTGCAGTGTCTGCGCTCTGTTCCTGAGCTGAAAACAGCCCTGAGAAg GTATTCAGGAGCTCTGCGATCCTCAGGAGCAAATGCACCGTCACAGTACATCACAgcag CACTTCGTGATTTATATGAAACGATGGACAAGACTTCGTCCAGCCTCCCCCCCATTATTCTTCTGCAGTTCCTTCACATGGCCTTCCCACAGTTTGCTGAGAAGGGGGATCAGGGACAGTACCTTCAGCAG GACGCTAACGAGTGTTGGTTGCAGATGATGAGAGTCCTTCAACAGAAACTGGAGCCGCTTGAACCAGAAGCTGCCATGGAG ACCGATTCTGAGagcggagctgctgctgcctcctCCAAGAAGAACTTCATCGACCAGTATTTTGGAGTAGAATACGAAACTAG TATGAAATGCACAGAgtctgaagaagaagaaccAATCAAAGGCAAGGAGAgtcagctgcagctcagctgcTTCATCAACCAGGAGGTCAAATACCTTGCAACGGGATTAAGGCTG AGACTGcaggaggagatcacaaaaatGTCTCCATCCTTGGACAGAAACGCCctgtatataaaatct TCAAAACTTAGTCGTCTTCCTGCCTACTTGACTGTTCAGATGGTTCGATTTTTCTACAAAGAGAAGGAGTCTGTGAATGCTAAAGTTctaaag GACGTCAAGTTCCCGCTCATGCTGGACGTTTATGAGCTGTGCACCGCGGAGCTCCAGGAGAAGATGCTGCCCATCAGGTCAAAGTTCAAAGAGGTGGAAGACAAGAAGctggagaagcagcagcagaag GTGTTGAAGAAACCAGATGCAACAAAAGAGACGAAATACGAGCCGTTCTCGTTCCCGGGTG ataTTGGCTCCAACAACAGCGGCTACTACGACCTGCAGGCCGTGCTGACGCACCAGGGCCGCTCCAGCTCGTCGGGTCACTACGTGGGGTGGGTCAAGAGGAAAGACG ACGAGTGGGTGAAGTTCGACGACGACAAAGTGAGCGTGGTCACTCCGGAGGACATCCTGCGGCTGTCGGGGGGCGGAGACTGGCATATAGCCTACGTTCTACTGTACGGACCTCGCCGGCTGGAAATACTTGAAGAGGAGCAGTAG